One Buteo buteo chromosome 5, bButBut1.hap1.1, whole genome shotgun sequence DNA window includes the following coding sequences:
- the PLEKHM2 gene encoding pleckstrin homology domain-containing family M member 2 isoform X1, which produces MEPAEVKDRILENISLSVKKLQSYFAACEDETPAIRNHDKVLQRLCEHLDHALLYGLQDLSSGYWVLVVHFTRREAIKQIEVLQHVATNLGRSRAWLYLALNENSLESYLRLFQENLSLLHKYYVKNALVCSHDHLTLFLTLVSGLEFIRFDLDLDAPYLDLAPYMPDYYKPQYLLDFEDRLPSSVHGSDSLSLNSFNSVTSTNLEWDDSAIAPSSEDGDLTDTLSCPRSTASEANGSKASVKSPTQRYNPFNEEKADVPSSTETTPVHSASQEKAEATPEGTDQSESCTELEVIRLAKKKKTGKKKKAKPEEPVNTPAPIEPETQQASGDSGVNGLSDREDPQRDDGLAAPAGEPSPGGQEEGRERSALSQLALRIPEMKDTSMESVGQPLSKVMDRLNGQLDPGGWNAPLEPPGQSFRTGTPGETPDGSSSGDFSEGISAPMDFYRFTVESPNTAAPGGGHHDTPGPGQPPHVSGSPEAPEEEESREGEAVGAVEESGGASDEPQTDQTETANPQALHEPKKEQPSPSPSSAEDSGVEEGQGSPSELTHPSEFRVDNNHLLLLMIHVFRENEEQLFRMIRMSTGHMEGNLQLIYVLLTDCYVYLIRKGAAEKPYMVEEAVSYNELDYISVGLDQQTVTLVCTNRRKQFLLDTADVALTEFFLVSLKSAMIKGCREPPYPSILTDATMEKLALAKFVAQESKCEACDVVVRFYGLVHWEDPMDEALGPTNNSYTSTENAVTKDGILHYKAGTSYLGKEQWKTCFVVLSNGILYQYPDRTDVTPLLSINMGGEQCGGCRRSNTTDRPHSFQVILTDRPSLELSAENEEDMADWMQYFCQAVSKGVIPQGVAPTPCVPCCLVLTDEKAFTCHEDCQTSFFRSLGTVELTDITAISTEAGKEYCILEFAQDSKQFLPPWVLYFSCTTELERFLSALNAAWRNIYQVDLLHKAILDAAIKKKCEDAQSLIDSAWQRSDSLCRGRAERDPWC; this is translated from the exons GCCGGGCATGGCTGTACCTAGCCCTCAACGAAAATTCCTTGGAGAGCTATTTGAGGCTGTTCCAGGAGAATCTAAGCCTGCTGCACAAGTACTATGTCAA GAACGCCCTAGTTTGCAGTCACGATCATCTGACCTTGTTCTTAACACTGGTGTCTGGACTGGAGTTCATCCGCTTTGACTTGGATCTA GATGCTCCTTACCTGGATCTGGCCCCGTACATGCCAGACTACTACAAACCTCAGTACCTGCTAGACTTTGAGGACCGcctgcccagctctgtgcaCGGCTCAGACAGCCTGTCGCTCAACTCCTTCAACTCAGTCACTTCCACCAACCTGGAATGGGATGACAGCGCCATCGCTCCATCCAGTGAAG ACGGAGACCTCACAGACACACTCAGCTGCCCGCGCTCCACTGCCTCGGAGGCCAACGGCAGCAAGGCCTCCGTGAAAAGCCCAACACAGCGCTACAACCCCTTCAATGAAGAGAAGGCCGATGTGCCGTCCTCCACCGAGACCACGCCGGTGCACTCAGCTTcccaggagaaggcagaagcCACCCCTGAAGGAACAGATCAGTCCGAGAGCTGCACAGAGCTGGAGGTCATCAG GTTAgccaagaagaagaaaacaggcaagAAGAAGAAAGCGAAGCCCGAGGAGCCGGTGAACACCCCTGCACCCATAGAGCCTGAAACCCAGCAGGCCAGTGGAGACAGTGGTGTAAATGGGCTGAGCGACAGAGAAGACCCGCAGAGAGATGATGGTCTCGCTGCCCCAGCTGGTGAACCAAGCCCAGGCGGGCAGGAGGAGGGTCGTGAGCGCTCTGCCCTCAGCCAGCTGGCTTTACGCATCCCTGAGATGAAGGACACGTCCATGGAGAGCGTGGGGCAGCCGCTGAGCAAGGTGATGGACAGACTCAACGGGCAGCTGGATCCCGGCGGCTGGAACGCCCCCCTCGAGCCTCCTGGGCAGTCCTTTCGGACTGGCACGCCAGGGGAGACCCCAGATGGATCGTCCTCTGGCGACTTTAGTGAGGGGATTTCAGCCCCCATGGACTTCTACCGATTTACCGTCGAGAGTCCAAACACTGCTGCACCAGGTGGTGGCCACCATGACACTCCAGGGCCTGGCCAACCGCCACATGTTTCTGGTAGCCCTGAGGCtcctgaagaagaagaaagcagagagggagaagcaGTTGGGGCAGTAGAGGAGTCTGGAGGGGCAAGCGATGAACCCCAAACTGACCAGACAGAAACTGCCAACCCCCAGGCTCTCCATGAGCCGAAGAAGGAGCAGCCCAGCCCTTCCCCAAGCAGTGCTGAGGACTCTGGTGTGGAAGAAGGGCAGGGCAGCCCTTCGGAGCTGACCCATCCCTCCGAGTTCAG GGTGGATAACAACCATCTCCTCCTGCTGATGATCCATGTATTTCGGGAGAACGAGGAGCAGTTGTTCAGG ATGATCCGAATGAGCACCGGGCACATGGAGGGGAACCTGCAGCTGATCTATGTCCTGCTGACAGATTGCTACGTGTACCTGATCCGGAAAG GGGCAGCGGAGAAGCCATACATGGTGGAGGAGGCAGTTTCCTATAATGAGCTGGACTACATTTCG GTTGGGCTGGATCAGCAAACGGTGACTCTGGTATGCACCAATCGGAGGAAGCAGTTCCTGCTGGACACCGCGGACGTGGCTCTCACCGA GTTCTTCCTGGTCTCCTTGAAGTCAGCCATGATCAAAGGGTGCCGGGAGCCGCCGTACCCCAGTATCCTCACAGATGCCACCATGGAGAAACTGGCACTCGCAAAGTTCGTGGCACAGGAGTCCAAGTGCGAG GCCTGCGACGTGGTTGTGCGTTTCTATGGCCTCGTTCACTGGGAAGACCCCATGGATGAGGCACTGGGACCCACCAACAATAGCTACACCTCCACTGAAAACGCGGTCACCAAGGACGGTATCCTGCACTACAAGGCGGGGACCTCCTACCTGGGCAAGGAGCAGTGGAAGACCTGCTTTGTGGTGCTCAG CAATGGCATCTTGTACCAGTACCCAGACCGCACGGACGTCACCCCTCTGCTCTCCATCAACATGGG cGGCGAGCAGTGTGGGGGATGCCGGCGCTCCAACACCACCGACCGGCCCCACTCCTTCCAGGTGATCCTGACAGACCGGCCCTCCCTGGAGCTGAGCGCCGAGAACGAGGAAGACATGGCGGACTGGATGCAGTACTTCTGCCAGGCTGTCTCCAAAGGG GTGATCCCCCAGGGTGTCGCCCCTACGCCTTGCGTCCCTTGCTGCCTCGTGCTGACGGACGAGAAGGCTTTCACCTGCCACGAGGACTGCCAGACAAGCTTCTTCCGCTCCCTGGGCACTGTGGAGCTGACGGACATCACCGCCATCTCCACGGAGGCCGGCAAGGAGTACTGTATCCTG GAGTTTGCTCAGGACAGCAAGCAGTTCCTGCCCCCCTGGGTCCTCTATTTTAGTTGCACTACAGAACTGGAGAGGTTTCTCTCGGCGCTGAACGCCGCATGGAGGAACATCTACCAG GTCGACCTCCTGCACAAGGCCATTCTGGACGCCGCCATCAAGAAGAAATGCGAAGACGCTCAGAGCCTCATCGACAGCGCCTGGCAGCGCAGTGACAGCCTCTGCCGCGGGCGAGCGGAGCGGGACCCCTGGTGTTAA
- the PLEKHM2 gene encoding pleckstrin homology domain-containing family M member 2 isoform X2, producing MEPAEVKDRILENISLSVKKLQSYFAACEDETPAIRNHDKVLQRLCEHLDHALLYGLQDLSSGYWVLVVHFTRREAIKQIEVLQHVATNLGRSRAWLYLALNENSLESYLRLFQENLSLLHKYYVKNALVCSHDHLTLFLTLVSGLEFIRFDLDLDAPYLDLAPYMPDYYKPQYLLDFEDRLPSSVHGSDSLSLNSFNSVTSTNLEWDDSAIAPSSEDYDFGDVFPAMQTMPSRDWEDGDLTDTLSCPRSTASEANGSKASVKSPTQRYNPFNEEKADVPSSTETTPVHSASQEKAEATPEGTDQSESCTELEVIRLAKKKKTGKKKKAKPEEPVNTPAPIEPETQQASGDSGVNGLSDREDPQRDDGLAAPAGEPSPGGQEEGRERSALSQLALRIPEMKDTSMESVGQPLSKVMDRLNGQLDPGGWNAPLEPPGQSFRTGTPGETPDGSSSGDFSEGISAPMDFYRFTVESPNTAAPGGGHHDTPGPGQPPHVSGSPEAPEEEESREGEAVGAVEESGGASDEPQTDQTETANPQALHEPKKEQPSPSPSSAEDSGVEEGQGSPSELTHPSEFRVDNNHLLLLMIHVFRENEEQLFRMIRMSTGHMEGNLQLIYVLLTDCYVYLIRKGAAEKPYMVEEAVSYNELDYISVGLDQQTVTLVCTNRRKQFLLDTADVALTEFFLVSLKSAMIKGCREPPYPSILTDATMEKLALAKFVAQESKCEACDVVVRFYGLVHWEDPMDEALGPTNNSYTSTENAVTKDGILHYKAGTSYLGKEQWKTCFVVLSNGILYQYPDRTDVTPLLSINMGGEQCGGCRRSNTTDRPHSFQVILTDRPSLELSAENEEDMADWMQYFCQAVSKGVIPQGVAPTPCVPCCLVLTDEKAFTCHEDCQTSFFRSLGTVELTDITAISTEAGKEYCILEFAQDSKQFLPPWVLYFSCTTELERFLSALNAAWRNIYQVDLLHKAILDAAIKKKCEDAQSLIDSAWQRSDSLCRGRAERDPWC from the exons GCCGGGCATGGCTGTACCTAGCCCTCAACGAAAATTCCTTGGAGAGCTATTTGAGGCTGTTCCAGGAGAATCTAAGCCTGCTGCACAAGTACTATGTCAA GAACGCCCTAGTTTGCAGTCACGATCATCTGACCTTGTTCTTAACACTGGTGTCTGGACTGGAGTTCATCCGCTTTGACTTGGATCTA GATGCTCCTTACCTGGATCTGGCCCCGTACATGCCAGACTACTACAAACCTCAGTACCTGCTAGACTTTGAGGACCGcctgcccagctctgtgcaCGGCTCAGACAGCCTGTCGCTCAACTCCTTCAACTCAGTCACTTCCACCAACCTGGAATGGGATGACAGCGCCATCGCTCCATCCAGTGAAG ATTATGATTTTGGAGATGTCTTTCCAGCAATGCAGACCATGCCCAGCAGAGACTGGGAAG ACGGAGACCTCACAGACACACTCAGCTGCCCGCGCTCCACTGCCTCGGAGGCCAACGGCAGCAAGGCCTCCGTGAAAAGCCCAACACAGCGCTACAACCCCTTCAATGAAGAGAAGGCCGATGTGCCGTCCTCCACCGAGACCACGCCGGTGCACTCAGCTTcccaggagaaggcagaagcCACCCCTGAAGGAACAGATCAGTCCGAGAGCTGCACAGAGCTGGAGGTCATCAG GTTAgccaagaagaagaaaacaggcaagAAGAAGAAAGCGAAGCCCGAGGAGCCGGTGAACACCCCTGCACCCATAGAGCCTGAAACCCAGCAGGCCAGTGGAGACAGTGGTGTAAATGGGCTGAGCGACAGAGAAGACCCGCAGAGAGATGATGGTCTCGCTGCCCCAGCTGGTGAACCAAGCCCAGGCGGGCAGGAGGAGGGTCGTGAGCGCTCTGCCCTCAGCCAGCTGGCTTTACGCATCCCTGAGATGAAGGACACGTCCATGGAGAGCGTGGGGCAGCCGCTGAGCAAGGTGATGGACAGACTCAACGGGCAGCTGGATCCCGGCGGCTGGAACGCCCCCCTCGAGCCTCCTGGGCAGTCCTTTCGGACTGGCACGCCAGGGGAGACCCCAGATGGATCGTCCTCTGGCGACTTTAGTGAGGGGATTTCAGCCCCCATGGACTTCTACCGATTTACCGTCGAGAGTCCAAACACTGCTGCACCAGGTGGTGGCCACCATGACACTCCAGGGCCTGGCCAACCGCCACATGTTTCTGGTAGCCCTGAGGCtcctgaagaagaagaaagcagagagggagaagcaGTTGGGGCAGTAGAGGAGTCTGGAGGGGCAAGCGATGAACCCCAAACTGACCAGACAGAAACTGCCAACCCCCAGGCTCTCCATGAGCCGAAGAAGGAGCAGCCCAGCCCTTCCCCAAGCAGTGCTGAGGACTCTGGTGTGGAAGAAGGGCAGGGCAGCCCTTCGGAGCTGACCCATCCCTCCGAGTTCAG GGTGGATAACAACCATCTCCTCCTGCTGATGATCCATGTATTTCGGGAGAACGAGGAGCAGTTGTTCAGG ATGATCCGAATGAGCACCGGGCACATGGAGGGGAACCTGCAGCTGATCTATGTCCTGCTGACAGATTGCTACGTGTACCTGATCCGGAAAG GGGCAGCGGAGAAGCCATACATGGTGGAGGAGGCAGTTTCCTATAATGAGCTGGACTACATTTCG GTTGGGCTGGATCAGCAAACGGTGACTCTGGTATGCACCAATCGGAGGAAGCAGTTCCTGCTGGACACCGCGGACGTGGCTCTCACCGA GTTCTTCCTGGTCTCCTTGAAGTCAGCCATGATCAAAGGGTGCCGGGAGCCGCCGTACCCCAGTATCCTCACAGATGCCACCATGGAGAAACTGGCACTCGCAAAGTTCGTGGCACAGGAGTCCAAGTGCGAG GCCTGCGACGTGGTTGTGCGTTTCTATGGCCTCGTTCACTGGGAAGACCCCATGGATGAGGCACTGGGACCCACCAACAATAGCTACACCTCCACTGAAAACGCGGTCACCAAGGACGGTATCCTGCACTACAAGGCGGGGACCTCCTACCTGGGCAAGGAGCAGTGGAAGACCTGCTTTGTGGTGCTCAG CAATGGCATCTTGTACCAGTACCCAGACCGCACGGACGTCACCCCTCTGCTCTCCATCAACATGGG cGGCGAGCAGTGTGGGGGATGCCGGCGCTCCAACACCACCGACCGGCCCCACTCCTTCCAGGTGATCCTGACAGACCGGCCCTCCCTGGAGCTGAGCGCCGAGAACGAGGAAGACATGGCGGACTGGATGCAGTACTTCTGCCAGGCTGTCTCCAAAGGG GTGATCCCCCAGGGTGTCGCCCCTACGCCTTGCGTCCCTTGCTGCCTCGTGCTGACGGACGAGAAGGCTTTCACCTGCCACGAGGACTGCCAGACAAGCTTCTTCCGCTCCCTGGGCACTGTGGAGCTGACGGACATCACCGCCATCTCCACGGAGGCCGGCAAGGAGTACTGTATCCTG GAGTTTGCTCAGGACAGCAAGCAGTTCCTGCCCCCCTGGGTCCTCTATTTTAGTTGCACTACAGAACTGGAGAGGTTTCTCTCGGCGCTGAACGCCGCATGGAGGAACATCTACCAG GTCGACCTCCTGCACAAGGCCATTCTGGACGCCGCCATCAAGAAGAAATGCGAAGACGCTCAGAGCCTCATCGACAGCGCCTGGCAGCGCAGTGACAGCCTCTGCCGCGGGCGAGCGGAGCGGGACCCCTGGTGTTAA